One stretch of Eupeodes corollae chromosome 2, idEupCoro1.1, whole genome shotgun sequence DNA includes these proteins:
- the LOC129945657 gene encoding nuclear RNA export factor 2 — MSSKPPETLTFPNDEPIVLDCKSAVSYMNKNDYDRSQMTLGFVWHLINVHHRGKFSQRSILEALFKAVGDEEFFPMVYKEGSQIDSFLVRQCTPALDKLFLKNLCLTMPNGSTLKLEVLLNVGVYKFGQISPSRRIEKALAGLFKKLEKGGILNLNEFGKNPEFSDIVVNLQNKAVFEAVCRSVFRNEEQFRRVNGLRLKNNNISSLQPLKVFNGCEFDVLDLSGNRLHSSSRICKDLKEIKIELLFLEGNPVTEGEDYPLNLKNLFKNFVKLDGRTVEELKTMPKQLEKDDDDGNTVAKLIDPNKPNRLKKYENNDNWNSITITNPNNYGKREILDAFFDALPQELGEIYPCNYIEEPQEHTFFVRECYEQLKFLVNNCKLQIQGPDPNSERLTLQLRMNVKNFDNDPLDAVKAIAKAITQRFFEKDRLLDLEDLNSAAGLENVELNLRSPRVLNRVLTQASNRFAKKILELRLGRNRIWSCNFAKPFLQMLHLRVLDLSYNNLKDFSDFLELEKLPIKALILNGNPLCDSYTYAPEYIKATKAMFPEITKLDNIELGSLSLLKTKKNFLCDLNGYDLVQQFVNHYFTLFESENRLDLKEMYHPKAIFSMTCNYSLAKLNNHTTKRISRYTNLARNILKMSDFSRAVASLHSGYDEICQALVAIPNVEHDVVGFTTDTTILNDNMFVITITGVLKDLAQSAIDPDIILAFSRIFVLTPFIKDTGILGCSSEFQIINDLFSVSNPSEWQLQNSFKFSRNPIIKKEKTLTSEDKEGLIVMFQELTTNKTIWCRRFLDEADWDFQKAVELFLEELKKNKKLL; from the exons ATGTCTTCTAAACCACCAG AAACACTGACATTTCCCAATGATGAACCCATCGTCCTCGACTGTAAGTCGGCAGTCTCTTATATGAATAAAAACGACTATGATCGATCTCAGATGACTCTTGGATTTGTATGGCATCTTATCAATGTCCATCATCGTGGTAAATTTTCACAACGTTCGATTCTTGAAGCTCTATTCAAAGCTGTTGGCGATGAAGAATTCTTTCCAATGGTCTACAAG GAAGGGTCACAAATTGATTCATTTCTAGTTCGACAATGTACACCAGCACTGGACAAActtttcttaaagaatttaTGCCTCACTATGCCCAATGGAAGCACATTGAAGCTGGAAGTTTTGCTTAATGTTGGTGTCTATAAATTTGGTCAGATATCGCCATCGAGGCGTATAGAAAAAGCCCTTGCTGGCTTGTTTAAGAAGTTAGAAAAAGGaggtattttgaatttgaatgaatTCGGCAAAAATCCAG aattcaGTGATATTGTTGTAAATCTTCAGAATAAAGCCGTGTTCGAAGCTGTTTGCCGTTCAGTATTCCGAAACGAAGAACAATTTCGGCGTGTCAATGGCTTACGCctgaaaaacaataatatttcaaGTCTGCAACCTTTGAAAGTCTTCAATGGTTGTGAATTTGATGTATTAGATCTCAGTGGAAATAGG CTACATTCGTCTTCACGAATTTGCAAAGACttgaaagaaatcaaaattgaattacTTTTTCTCGAAGGGAATCCGGTGACCGAAGGTGAAGATTATcccttgaatttgaaaaatttattcaaaaacttcgTCAAGTTG GATGGTCGAACTGTGGAGGAGTTAAAAACTATGCCGAAACAATTAGagaaggatgatgatgatggtaatacGGTTGCAAAATTAATTGATCCAAACAAGCCGAAtcgcttaaaaaaatatgaaaataatgacAACTGGAATTCAATAACT ATAACGAATCCAAATAACTATGGAAAACGTGAAATTTTAGATGCCTTCTTTGATGCTCTTCCTCAAGAATTGGGGGAAATATACCCCTGCAATTATATC gaaGAACCACAAGAGCACACTTTTTTCGTTCGAGAGTGTTATGAGCagttaaaatttttagtaaacAATTGTAAGCTACAAATCCAAGGACCAGACCCAAATTCCGAAAGACTTACACTACAGTTACGAATGAACGTTAAGAACTTTGATAATGATCCCTTGGATGCCGTCAAAGCTATAGCAAAAGCTATCACAcagagattttttgaaaaagatcgcTTGTTGGATTTGGAAGACTTGAATTCAGCTGCGg gtCTCGAAAATGTTGAACTGAATCTCCGATCGCCCAGAGTCCTCAATCGAGTTCTAACCCAAGCTAGCAATAGATTTGCAAAGAAAATTTTAGAATTACGATTGGGTAGAAATCGTATATGGAGTTGTAATTTTGCCAAACCCTTTCTTCAGATGTTGCACTTGAGAGTACTTGATTTAAGTTATAATAATTTGAAGGATTTCAGTGATTTCTTAGAATTGGAAAAACTCCCAATCAAAGCTTTGATTTTGAATGGCAATCCTCTTTGTGATTCGTACACTTATGCACCTGAGTATATCAAAGCTACCAAAGCTATGTTTCCTGAGATTACTAaatta gatAATATTGAGCTAGGTTCACTGTCGCTTTTGAAAACCAAGAAGAATTTTCTCTGTGACCTCAATGGATATGATTTGGTTCAACAATTTGTAAATCATTATTTTACGTTATTTGAATCAGAAAATAGACTTGATTTAAAAG AAATGTATCATCCAAAAGCGATATTTTCGATGACCTGCAACTATAGCCTGGCTAAACTTAATAATCATACTACAAAGCGAATCTCTCGGTACACAAATTTAGCACGAAATATTCTGAAAATGTCAGACTTCTCTAGAGCTGTGGCCTCGTTGCATAGTGGCTATGACGAAATTTGCCAGGCTTTGGTGGCGATTCCAAATGTTGAACATGATGTTGTCGGATTTACGACCGATACAACAATATTAAAT GATAACATGTTTGTAATAACAATTACGGGAGTATTAAAAGACCTTGCTCAATCAGCTATTGATCCGGATATAATTTTGGCTTTTAGCAGAATTTTCGTACTAACACCTTTCATCAAAGACACG GGTATACTTGGTTGTTCTAGCGAATTTCAAATAATCAACGATCTGTTTAGTGTGTCTAATCCATCAGAATGGCAACTGCagaattcatttaaattctCTAGAAatccaataattaaaaaagaaaaaacacttacAAGCGAAGACAAAGAAGGTTTGATAGTAATGTTTCAAGAGCTtactacaaataaaacaatttggtgTAGAag GTTTCTTGATGAAGCCGATTGGGATTTTCAAAAAGCGGTTGAACTTTTtcttgaagaattaaaaaagaacaaaaaacttcTTTAG
- the LOC129946573 gene encoding steroid hormone receptor ERR2, producing MADGMGGNFNIKQEIDTTTNCCSPTTSILNCSNSISYSSSASNQLQTSPSVSPERQLCSSTTSLSSDLLCGNGGENKAGIREEIRRLCLVCGDVASGFHYGVASCEACKAFFKRTIQGNIEYTCPANNECEINKRRRKACQACRFQKCLLMGMLKEGVRLDRVRGGRQKYRRNPVSNSYQTMQMLYQSTTSSLEDIKILEVLNTYEPEALCVSQQEEVKSSNNFSSKFGGDAHDMLAVLSDLYDKELVGVIGWAKQIPGFTELPLNDQMKLLQISWAEILTLQLAYRSIPFNGKLNFASDVCMDERAAKECGATELYYHCVQIVQRMERLSPRKEEYYLLKALILSNCDVLLDDSSSLRNFRESILNSLNDCVYLLRHTTAVSHQQQLLLLLPSLRQADNIIRRFWRSVCREGNVTMKRLFVEMLER from the coding sequence ATGGCTGATGGAATGGGGGGTAATTTCAACATAAAACAAGAAATCGACACAACAACAAATTGTTGCAGTCCCACAACATCAATTCTCAATTGTTCAAATTCTATTTCATATAGCAGTTCGGCTAGCAATCAACTCCAGACATCACCATCTGTATCACCCGAGCGTCAGCTGTGCAGTTCGACAACTTCATTGTCGAGTGATTTACTTTGTGGCAATGGTGGTGAAAACAAAGCTGGAATACGTGAGGAAATCCGTAGACTATGTTTGGTTTGTGGAGATGTTGCATCGGGATTTCACTATGGCGTTGCTAGTTGTGAGGCATGTAAAGCATTTTTCAAACGCACTATTCAGGGCAATATTGAGTACACATGTCCGGCGAACAATGAGTGCGAAATCAATAAGCGCCGCAGGAAAGCATGTCAAGCATGCCGTTTCCAAAAATGCCTTCTCATGGGGATGCTCAAAGAGGGCGTTCGGCTGGACCGAGTTCGAGGAGGGCGGCAAAAGTATCGACGAAATCCCGTTTCGAATTCCTACCAGACCATGCAAATGCTCTATCAGTCGACTACATCATCGCTGGAAGATATCAAGATCCTAGAAGTACTCAATACCTATGAACCAGAAGCGCTGTGCGTGAGTCAGCAGGAGGAAGTCAAGAGCAGCAATAATTTCTCATCGAAATTCGGAGGCGATGCTCATGACATGTTGGCTGTTTTGAGCGATCTGTACGACAAGGAACTGGTTGGTGTTATTGGCTGGGCCAAGCAAATACCCGGTTTCACGGAACTGCCACTAAACGATCAAATGAAACTGCTCCAGATATCATGGGCGGAAATACTGACACTGCAATTGGCATATCGTTCAATACCATTCAATGGGAAGTTGAATTTCGCCTCTGACGTGTGTATGGACGAGCGAGCAGCCAAGGAGTGTGGGGCCACCGAGCTGTACTATCACTGTGTCCAGATCGTACAGCGAATGGAGAGACTATCGCCTCGGAAAGAGGAATACTACCTGTTGAAGGCGCTTATCCTCTCAAATTGTGATGTTCTGCTGGACGATTCCAGCTCGTTGCGAAACTTTCGCGAATCCATATTGAATTCATTAAACGACTGTGTATATTTGCTCCGCCATACGACAGCAGTATCACATCAACAGCAGTTGCTCCTCCTACTGCCGTCCCTGAGACAAGCCGACAATATAATTCGAAGATTTTGGCGTTCAGTTTGTCGCGAAGGTAATGTGACTATGAAAAGACTTTTCGTCGAAATGCTAGAgagataa
- the LOC129947529 gene encoding UDP-glucosyltransferase 2-like, with protein MLILLGLFSFLINNLVSNASGANILGLMGVSSPSHHIWNSVLMHRLAELGHNVTILSVDLPRSNEKLPPNVHYIHLEEGYSVTGVTNYIGMGVFEFIPIYYGRKLAAMECILKSKGMQTLLDYPDGFNFDLILYDYIIGPYLLGFVHKFNYPPLIGMSAFHNPPITLDLMSNHYFPAYIPYHSTTYSPVMDFWQRLENTLIFIADTAYRRLVFLPKVDALVRPYFPSNMSYLGDISRHTSLAFVNSHPAINFVEPLPPNVIEVGGMQMLEPKKLPRDLDEFLNKTRNGAVFVSFGTNMKSQDFTKEQINTIVKAMANLPQYNFLWKFDSEYIKVKLPENVLVRKIFPQSDILAHPKLKAFVTHCGGLSSQEAMWHGVPMIGVPLFFDQHRNLRMSIEAGIAVKLDFLTMTTENLVKAIKNVIEDPKMRQNIKDKSNQFKNRPMKPLDTAVWWVEYILQNPNPYHLKSHAERLNIFQANSLDCLMFILAVGILLIYVMSKITVYVCRKTTMALFNSTKVKIS; from the exons ATGTTAATTCTTCTTggattatttagttttttgataaaCAATCTAGTTTCAAATGCTAGTGGTGCCAATATTTTGGGTTTGATGGGAGTTTCATCACCGAGTCATCACATTTG gaacAGTGTCTTAATGCACAGGCTGGCTGAGTTAGGACACAACGTGACAATTCTTTCTGTAGATTTGCCTAGATCGAATGAAAAACTTCCACCAAATGTACACTACATTCACTTGGAAGAAGGCTATTCTGTGACAGGTGTCACAAATTACATTGGAATGggtgtttttgaatttattccaATTTACTATGGTCGAAAGTTGGCAGCCATGGAATGTATTCTCAAGTCTAAGGGTATGCAGACACTTCTAGACTATCCGGATGGTTTTAATTTCGACTTGATATTATATGATTATATCATTGGACCATATCTTTTGGGTTTTGTGCATAAATTCAATTATCCACCATTGATTGGAATGAGTGCATTCCATAACCCGCCAATAACTTTGGATCTTATGTCAAATCATTATTTTCCTGCTTACATTCCTTATCATTCAACAACTTACTCACCTGTGATGGACTTTTGGCAAAGACTtgaaaatactttaatttttatagctGATACTGC atatcgGCGCTTGGTCTTTTTGCCTAAAGTTGATGCTTTAGTTAGACCTTATTTTCCGAGCAATATGTCGTATCTTGGAGATATTTCACGGCACACTTCCTTAGCTTTTGTCAATTCTCATCCTGCAATCAATTTCGTTGAGCCACTTCCTCCTAATGTAATTGAAGTTGGGGGCATGCAAATGCTTGAACCAAAAAAACTTCCTAGAGATTTGGATGAATTCTTGAATAAGACACGAAATGGAGCTGTTTTCGTATCCTTCGGAACAAATATGAAAAGTCAAGATTTTACAAAAGAACAAATTAATACGATCGTCAAAGCAATGGCGAACTTACCGCAGTATAACTTTCTGTGGAAGTTCGATAGTGAATATATAAAGGTCAAACTTCCAGAAAATGTTCTAGTTAGAAAAATATTCCCCCAAAGTGATATTCTTG CTCATCCTAAGCTCAAAGCTTTTGTTACACACTGTGGAGGATTAAGTTCACAGGAAGCTATGTGGCATGGAGTTCCAATGATCGGAGTGCCACTCTTTTTCGATCAGCATAGG AATCTCCGGATGTCAATTGAAGCTGGTATAGCGGTAAAACTTGACTTCCTCACCATGACAACCGAAAATCTTGTCAAAGCAATCAAAAATGTTATAGAAGATCCAAAAATGCGTCAGAATATCAAagataaatcaaatcaattcaaaaataggcCAATGAAACCCTTAGATACGGCTGTCTGGTGGGTGgaatacattttacaaaatcCGAATCCCTATCACCTTAAATCACACGCAGAGAGACTTAATATTTTCCAAGCTAATTCTTTAGATTGTCTAATGTTTATTTTAGCTGTaggaattttgttaatttatgtgATGTCGAAAATCACAGTGTACGTTTGTCGAAAAACAACGATGGCattatttaattcaacaaaagttaaaataagctGA